The sequence TACAGGCGAACTAGTTCGATGAACCAGAGTTGAGTTGCTATCGGCGGCACATATAACAACGGGCCGCTGATTTTTTTATCGTGTTGACGATCTCCCTTGCCCTGTTCGCGGCCCTGGCCGCCGCGCTGTGGTTGATCGGCGCCGGAGCGGCGCGCCTGATTGACCGGAAGGCCGATCAACGTCTGGACCGCGTGGAGTTGCTGGTGCTGGCCGGGCCGCTGGGAGCCTACCTGGCGGCCTGGTTGCTGTTCGTCGGCCTGGGACTCGGGTTGTTCGAATTCTCCGGCGGTCTGGCGCGCTTTACGATCTGCGCATCGGCCGTGCTGCTCGGCGGCTGGTTCGTCGGCGGCCTGTCGCGCTCGCACCGATCTTGGGCCCTGGTCGCGGCCTGGCGCGGACTGCCGCGCTGGGGCCGGCTGATCGCACTGCTGCTCGCGGCCTTTGTCTTTGGCCAGGTCGCGCGTACGCTATGCGAGCCGCTGGCCGGCTGGGATGCCCAAATGTACCGCCTGCCCTACAGCCATGTGGTGTTCGCCACAGGCCGGCTGCCGCAGTTCGCCAGCCCCAGCAGCAACGACTGCTTCGCCTATCCGCCGGCGCCGATGCTGCTCTACGCTTTGGGATGGGGGTGGGTCGGCAGGGTTGACCTGCTGCTGCCCAAGCTGTTCAACATCGCCTTTGGCCTGGGCGCGTTGGCCTGGGTCTACTTGCTGCTGCGGCGCACTTTCGAGCGCGGCCGTGGCCCGGCGCTGCTCGGCGCAATACTGTGCGCCGTGTTCCTGCCGATCCGTTGGCCCGCCGAGGGCTCGGACTGGATGCTCGCCTACTGGTCGCTGGCCGCGCTGTACTTCGTCCTGCGCCAAAGCGGTCCCAGCGTACTCTGGGCCGGAATCTGCTCGGGCCTGGCGATCATGACCAAGCATCACGGGCTGATCTCCCTGGCCTGCCTCGCGCCGCTGTTGCTGCTGCTCCCCGGCCCGTACTTGCGCCGTCTGGGCCGTGCGGCCGCGCTGGCCGCAATCGCCCTGGCCGTGGCCGTGCCGTGGATGCTACGCAACTGGCTACTTTGGCAAAATCCGCTCTACCCCGCAGCCCTGCCGCTGCTCGGCGGCGCGTTTGACAATCATTGGGTGCAACAAAACGTCTGGAGCGTCTGGCAGCAGCCGCACCTGGGTTATCGTGCGGGATACGCCGCGTTCTGCTTTATCCGTCGCGGCATGCTCTTGCCGCTGGTCGGCGCGCCGTTTGTGATCGCCGCATTGCCGCGTCTGCGAGTGCGCGTCGTTGCGCTGTGGGTCTACCTGCTGATCGGCCTGGGACTGCTGCTGACCCTGGGCATCACACCCGCCGGAGGCGGACTGCGACTGTTCGGCGCGGCCTGGGCCGCGGCAATAGTGTTGCTGGTGCTGGTGGTCGAGCTGCTCGATCGCCAGGGCAGAGGCCGGATGCTCAAGCTGGCAATGGGCGGCGCGTTGCTGATTACACTGTTCGCCCTGGGCCGCGACGTGCTGCTGACGATCCTCGATTCGAGCGAGGCCCACCGGCTGTGGGACCGTACGGACAGCCACGTTCCCAGTCTGCCCGAGATCGTCACTCACTATTTCTGGCCGCTGGCCGTGCTGCTGCTGTGGATCGGACGCCGTCGAATTGCCCGACTGCCGCAACCCGGCGCGATCTTGGTCGCGACGCTGCTGGTGGCCGGCTGGCCGCAGCTGGCAGCCTGGCCCGCGGTGAGCGCTTACCAACTGCTGCGCGGCCAAGCCGCACAGATCGACTGGCAGCACACCCGGCCCTGGGAACCGTACGGCCGCTGGGTACAGGAGAACCTGCCGCATGACGCGGTGCTGCTGACCTTCAACACCCAACGCTGGGTCGTGCCGCGTACGATCCTCAGCGCGGACAGTCCGCTGCTGCGCCACGCCTACGACCCGGGGACATCGGAAAAAGAGCTGCTCGATCTGCTGGCGCAACTGGGCGTGACCCACGTGGTGCAAAACGACCACAATCAGGCAGGCCATCCCCTGGACCACAGCCCCGCACTGTGGCCGATGGTTGAAGCGCAACAGATCTTCAAGCCGGTCTACAGCGTGAATGGCGTGACGATCCTCGAGGTGCGCTACAATCCGCAACAGCGCATTGTGCTCGAATCGGACATCGAACGACCCTGGCTCTGGGACCACGCGACCTTCGGCCCGCTGGCGCCCCGCGACGGTTCGCCCGGTGCTGACAACGCAACCTATTGAATAATTTTAAATTTTTTGTCTACCTGGCTGACCCGTGGTGACCAGCGGAACTGTCACATATCCCTGACAATCGCCTCATTGTTGCAGTAAATAGGTTCAAATTTTTTGTCGTTTTCTAGCTAACGTCTTGATATATTAGCCAAATTAAATTTGAGCCGCCTTTGTCTCTCAGGCCGACACTTTTGACGTTCAGTGCTGTGCAAGGCAATATTATTGGGCTGCCTTGGGGGATGATTTGGGGAAAGCCAGCCAAACAAAGCTGCAAAAGCAGCCGTTGATAAACGTGGTCAACCCCGGTGGCCCTGATGTGACCGCCAGAAGGTTGTGTGAGCTATATGCTATGATAACAGGAGTTTAAAGATGTTGGCGCAAGCAATCATGTCGGGCCGTCGTACTGGTTTTGGCCAAAAAAAATGGGCCGCGTTTTTCACGGCCCACAAGAGGGAGACTTTCTATTAAACAGGTCAAAGAGCCGGTTTAAGGGCTCTGGTGTTTATGGGGTTACCGGACGGACCACTCGACCAGTCCTCATCTTGTAACAAGGTGGTGACCGATCTTACCACTATGGAGACACCCGCCTTCCACTCAGCTTATTTTTTTTCCTAGCTGCGGACCGTCCGGTTGAACTCATGTTTTCAAAAGAGCTTCGGGCCCTTGCCTTCAAGGCCCCCCATGCGGCTGGCTTTATTTGCCTAACTACACGGTTTCTTTAGATTGTATCCTGTACCGGCCGCTGCTGCCGAATCCTTAATCTGCCGAATCCTACGCGGCCGGCCAGGTTGATCTCTCTTGTTTTCAATTATCATGACAACATTTACTATTGTTGTCTTCGATCACTGCTATAGATTATAGCAAAGTACGTGCCGTTCACTGAACGACGTTCATTGAAGAAAAGAGCAGGCCCTGCCAAGCCTGCCCCAGGCCGATGCGCGAAATAAAATCCGCGGGTTGATAACAAGTGTTGACCCATTGGACGACGCCAAGCCCGCCTTTCAAGGCGTGGTGAAAAGCGCTGCTCAGGGTCGACCTGAGCAATCCCGGCCTTGAGGCTGGAAGTTGAAGGTTGACAAAAAAGCCTATTGGGATATTTTTCATTTGGATCCACCCGTACGGAACTTACCATCAGCCTTCACTTCCATTCTTGATCGGGGTAAGCGATGAGTGACCTGCTCGAGCGTGCGGCAAAGGTAATTGCTCCGACCCTGGGCATGGATACCGACTTGGTTGCGCTGTCCAGCGACGGGGTCGAGGTTCGTTGTGACAACGGCAAGACCTACTATGATTTCGCCAGTGGCACGGCGGTGCTCAACATCGGCCACGGCCCGGCCAAGGTCAAGCAGGCGGCCAAGCGTCAGATCGACCAGTTCATCCATTCGGGCTGCGTGTTCCACTACGAGTCGCTGGTGCGGCTGGCAGAGCTGCTGGCCGAGGTCACGCCGCAGGGCATCGGCAAGTTCTTCTTCTCCAACTCCGGCGCGGAGGCGGTAGAGGGCTGCCTGAAGCTGGCGCGCTACGTCACCGGGCGACCGGGGATCGTCAGCTTCACCGGCGCGTTTCACGGCCGAACCCTGGGCGCGGCCAGCGTGACAACCTCGTCGGTCAAGTACCGCACGCGCTACGGTCCGCTGCTGCCCGAGGTCTACCAGGTGCCGTTCCCCTACTGCTATCGCTGCCCCTACGGATTGCAGCGCGAAAGCTGCGGACTGCAGTGCTTCGAGGCGCTGCTGCAATTCCAAAAGCACGTGCTCGCGCCCTCCGAGACCGCGGCGTTCTTAATCGAGCCGCAGCAGGGGGAGGGCGGCTACGTGCCGTGCGACCCGGAGTTTATGACCCGACTGCGCGAACTGTGCGACGAGCAGCAGGTGCTGCTGATCTTCGACGAGGTGCAAACCGGGTTCGGCCGCACCTGTAAATGGTTCTGCGCCGAGCACTACGGCGTGACCCCGGACGCGATGGCGATCGCCAAGGGCATCGCCGGCGGGTTCCCGCTCTCGGCCGTGGCCGCGCGGCCCGAGCTGATGGACCGCTGGTCGCGCGGTGCCCACGGCACAACCTTCGGCGGCAGCCCCGTGAGCTGCGCCGCGGGCGTGGCCTTGATCGAGACGATCCGCGAGCAGAATCTGCTGGAGCAGGGGATGAAAAAGGCCGAGCACGTGCGCCAACGCCTGGCGCAGATGCAGGCCGAGCTGCCGCTGATCGGCGATGTGCGCGGCTGGGGAATGATGATCGGCATCGAGCTGGTGCAGCCCGGCGGCAAGCAGCCCAACCCCGAGGCGCTGAACAAGGTGCTGGCCGACGCGCTGGAGCAAAACTTCGTGATGATCAGCTGCGGCCCGTCGGGCAACGTGATCCGCTACATCCCGCCGCTGGTGGCTCCACTGGAACTGATCGATCGTTCACTGGACATCATCGAGCACAGCCTAAGGAAGCAAAGCTGAGTATGGAACGCATCCGCATTTTGATCGCTGGAGCCGGTGGCCGCGACTTTCACAACTTCAACACGGTTTTTCGCGACAACGAGATATACGAGGTCGTGGCCTTTACCGCCACGCAGATCCCGGACATCCAGGACCGCACCTATCCGCCGCAGCTCGCGGGTCGGCTATACCCCGAGGGGATCGCGATTCACGACGAGTCGCAGCTCGAGCGGCTGATCGCCGAGCTGCACGTGGACCAGGTGATCTTCTCCTACTCCGAT comes from Candidatus Alcyoniella australis and encodes:
- a CDS encoding aminotransferase class III-fold pyridoxal phosphate-dependent enzyme, translating into MSDLLERAAKVIAPTLGMDTDLVALSSDGVEVRCDNGKTYYDFASGTAVLNIGHGPAKVKQAAKRQIDQFIHSGCVFHYESLVRLAELLAEVTPQGIGKFFFSNSGAEAVEGCLKLARYVTGRPGIVSFTGAFHGRTLGAASVTTSSVKYRTRYGPLLPEVYQVPFPYCYRCPYGLQRESCGLQCFEALLQFQKHVLAPSETAAFLIEPQQGEGGYVPCDPEFMTRLRELCDEQQVLLIFDEVQTGFGRTCKWFCAEHYGVTPDAMAIAKGIAGGFPLSAVAARPELMDRWSRGAHGTTFGGSPVSCAAGVALIETIREQNLLEQGMKKAEHVRQRLAQMQAELPLIGDVRGWGMMIGIELVQPGGKQPNPEALNKVLADALEQNFVMISCGPSGNVIRYIPPLVAPLELIDRSLDIIEHSLRKQS